A window of Haloarchaeobius litoreus contains these coding sequences:
- a CDS encoding amino acid-binding protein, with protein sequence MFDEIMEKFEGSPSQQAVIRLLLERGFSVNDEGRVVSGGIEIPNTGIAREIGVDRRVVDSTTDAILDDEELRRIFQNISQVPSLMDLAPVLDLTVLTVEVSDAEQQGIVSQVTGLLADHDISIRQTISEDPEFTDDPKLHLVTDQSLPGDLINEIRALPFVRKIELQ encoded by the coding sequence ATGTTCGACGAGATCATGGAGAAGTTCGAGGGCTCTCCCAGCCAGCAGGCGGTCATCCGGCTGCTGCTCGAGCGCGGCTTCTCCGTGAACGACGAGGGGCGGGTGGTCTCCGGCGGCATCGAGATCCCCAACACGGGCATCGCCCGCGAGATCGGCGTCGACCGGCGCGTCGTCGACTCCACGACGGACGCCATCCTCGACGACGAGGAGCTGCGACGCATCTTCCAGAACATCTCGCAGGTGCCGAGCCTGATGGACCTCGCGCCCGTGCTCGACCTGACCGTGCTCACCGTCGAGGTCTCCGACGCCGAGCAGCAGGGCATCGTCTCGCAGGTGACCGGGCTGCTCGCCGACCACGACATCTCCATCCGCCAGACCATCAGCGAGGACCCCGAGTTCACCGACGACCCGAAGCTCCACCTCGTCACCGACCAGTCGCTCCCCGGCGACCTCATCAACGAGATCCGCGCGCTGCCGTTCGTCCGGAAGATAGAGCTCCAGTGA
- a CDS encoding cupin domain-containing protein, whose translation MVELAVPDGVSSDDPTYVENPVTGERFRFHSSPADPETDPLALDIWATPEMSPLAEHVHAKQDETFVVNDGTIEVRRNGVGSEYREGEAVTIEAGTPHSWTNAGDARLHLTVRFQPGLQTEAFLRDLAALARRGEVGSDGAPSLLQVAALYDAYGYELLHLASPPLRLQKVVFGALAPLASALGYRANPVEAVTGHRQ comes from the coding sequence ATGGTAGAGCTGGCTGTACCGGATGGCGTGAGTTCGGACGACCCTACCTACGTCGAGAACCCGGTCACTGGCGAACGGTTCCGGTTTCACTCCAGCCCCGCCGATCCGGAGACCGACCCGCTGGCGCTCGATATCTGGGCGACTCCCGAGATGTCGCCGCTTGCCGAACACGTCCACGCGAAGCAGGACGAGACGTTCGTCGTGAACGACGGCACCATCGAGGTGCGCCGGAACGGCGTTGGGTCGGAGTACCGCGAGGGTGAGGCGGTGACCATCGAGGCCGGGACCCCACATTCGTGGACGAATGCCGGTGACGCACGACTGCACCTGACAGTTCGCTTCCAGCCGGGGTTGCAGACCGAAGCCTTCCTCCGCGATCTCGCCGCCCTCGCTCGACGCGGCGAAGTCGGGAGCGACGGGGCACCGTCGTTGCTTCAGGTCGCAGCCCTCTACGATGCCTACGGGTACGAGTTGCTCCACCTGGCGAGCCCACCGCTTCGTCTCCAGAAGGTTGTGTTCGGAGCATTGGCTCCGCTCGCGAGTGCGCTCGGCTATCGTGCCAATCCAGTCGAGGCGGTGACCGGGCATCGACAGTAG
- a CDS encoding IMPACT family protein: protein MTGEPYLTVAEPARTSFTVQGSEFIGHISPVESVAAAEEFVDDIRAEYDDATHNVPAYRVRADPFREWASDDGEPSGSAGKPALNVLQGQEIENVVVVVTRYYGGTNLGVGGLVSAYGQSVKDALDAAGVVEERPHEAVGITVDYDDSGTVRSILESADCEFDADYAERVSFDARVPVSEAEALRDRLRSATSGRVELS, encoded by the coding sequence GTGACCGGGGAGCCCTACCTGACCGTCGCCGAGCCGGCCCGCACCTCCTTCACGGTGCAGGGCTCCGAGTTCATCGGCCACATCAGTCCCGTCGAGAGCGTCGCCGCCGCGGAGGAGTTCGTCGACGACATCCGCGCCGAGTACGACGACGCGACCCACAACGTTCCCGCCTACCGGGTCCGCGCCGACCCGTTCCGCGAGTGGGCCAGCGACGACGGCGAACCCTCCGGCAGCGCGGGGAAACCCGCCCTCAACGTGCTCCAGGGGCAGGAGATTGAGAACGTCGTGGTCGTCGTCACGCGCTACTACGGCGGCACGAACCTCGGCGTCGGCGGCCTCGTCAGTGCCTACGGCCAGTCGGTCAAGGACGCGCTCGACGCCGCGGGGGTCGTCGAGGAGCGCCCCCACGAAGCCGTCGGCATCACCGTCGACTACGACGATTCGGGCACCGTCCGGAGCATCCTCGAGAGTGCAGACTGCGAGTTCGACGCCGACTACGCCGAACGCGTCAGCTTCGACGCTCGGGTGCCCGTCTCGGAGGCCGAGGCGCTCCGGGACCGGCTCCGCAGCGCGACGAGCGGGCGCGTCGAGCTGTCGTAG